Sequence from the Prunus persica cultivar Lovell chromosome G5, Prunus_persica_NCBIv2, whole genome shotgun sequence genome:
TTCTCAAAAAATGGAGATcttgaagttgttggatacacagatgctgattgggctggtTCCATTTCAGATAGACGCTCTACTTCAAGTTACTTTACATTTGTGGGAGGTAACCTAGTCACTTGGTGGAGTAAAAAGCAAAATGTGGTTTCTCGGTCTAGTGCAGAAGCAGAGTATCGAGGAATGGCTCACGGAGTTTGTGAATTATTGTGGATCAAAAGACTTTTGACAGAATTGGGCTTCAAGCCAGAAAAGCCAATGGAGTTgcattgtgacaacaaggcagCTATCGATATTGCccataatccagttcaacatgatcgaaccaaacatgttgaggtggatagacattttatcaaagaaaaaattgagaaaaagatCATCCGCCTACCATTCGTAAAATCAGAAGATCAACTGGCAGATATCTTAACCAAAGCTGTTTGTTGAAGAGTATTTCATCACTCACTAGCCAAATTGGGCATTggtgacatatatgcaccaacttgaggaggagtgttgacgtgagtctcctaattaatcaaggagatttactttcttaattaattaaaggatttactttcctatttttatataagtgataaatcattgtacaattaggagatattttcataattctttactgtatctaattccttgtaaaacGCTCATAtaaactcttatatatacctccttatggagaagaataaaacccaacccaaaatattcaaactatattcatattttagcgaAGATATGGATGCAAAGTTGTGCCCCTTTATTCTCGTTACTAGACAGTAATCAAGTGTATAAGAGAATATAAAGCAGCATGTGTAGTAAGTATACAGGAGGCCAAAGGGGTAGGGGAGAGATTTGAACTGACATGGTGTAGGGTTAAATACTATGTCTCCAGCGTTGGAGCTATAATATAAAAGCAACATTCGGATCTGTCAAACGGCAATTGCCAAAGGAAGGTTGGGGCATGCAGTTCCGAATTTCTAATCAATGAATGTAGAACTCATAGCAATATGTGTGCATTTAATATGAAGCAATCTCCTCTCCTACATGCGGACTTGTGCGATGAAAGTGCCTATTGAACTCGCCTCCTCTTTAGCAGCCTCCACAAATCGATCCTGTTACGTATGAAACCCGAGTCATCAAAatacaaacacacacatatattacGAATGTCTGTACATTATTATTGTGCGGAcaccatgtatttttttattgttccTCCATACTTTCCTTTATGTTTACAATGACGTCTGTACAGTAACAACGTCCATACATCCACTGTAATATGAGAAAATTGGAATGTTATAGTATATACATGCGTAGCTATCATCCGCCCGACTGTTCTCTTGCTTGACTCTTGAAGCTCGCCAGCAAGCAGAAGCTCATCCAATATATAGTAAGCCTGCAAATATACCAACCTCCATTAAAGTTAGAAAATACATCAGCCAATTAAAGGGGATATAAAGAAGGATAAAAGGAATACCTTATGAAAGTTAAAAATCAAGTCTAGCTCACAAACCTATTTAACAAGAAGAATTAAGCATGGCATAGTTAAATCAATTGAATTCATCCCAAGATCACTAatagtaaaaaaaatcttaataaAGCTCACGCTGCCGAAATAGCGATCCAGTATCTCAACATAATGGTGAATTATTTCAAGGGTCTCCAGTTCGTTATCGTTCTGGTCAACACACATGCAGAAATAGAGGCTGGCATATCTGAGCATGATAATCcgtaggaaaaaaaacaaaacaattatgaATCTTCAAGAACAATATTACAATGTGCAgctttgattttcaaattaattaaggacTAATTAAATGTGTGAGTAGCTAGGGAAAAACAGTAATCTTGTACCTTTTATACACAACTTTAAAACCCCTCCACTCCACAAAGTTGCACAACTTGGGGCCCCGATTGAGTATTATGCCACTCAGTTCCCGCATTACCTTTTTTCTCACAAAGTTTGCAAAAGCAATGCATTATATATGAAGCAGGAACATTTCCACACCAAGATAAATACAAAATCTATGCCAACACCGTCACACCACATGTAGGATTGACGACACAATGACCTGTTTAAGAATCTTATAGCCAATTTTACCACCTACAAGTACTTTTAACATATTGTTTTTCCGGCCGCGTCGTGGTTTAAGTTCTAAAACCGACGTCTAGTCAACCGCCGTGGTTTAGACAATCATTTCCCATCCAAGTCTAGGTCATTTCCCATCCAGAAGTATTTCTAGTTAGCTGAAAACGCCTAGAAAAGAATTGCCCACTTGCAAACAGAAAAAGTCTATCTAATTTCATAAGGAGGCATCGTTGGAAGTGAAGTGACTGGTACCTTAGATCGTTCCTTCTGGGTATAGGGTGAAAACCATTTGGTCAGCCTCACTTTTCCTTGTCGACTAACAAGAATGACAAAATGAATCTGGAACAATTCAAAAAGCGGATCGAAGCTGTTAAACTACTTATCCATATGGATTCATTCAAGAACTAATTAAAGCAAATGCTTTTcacaaattaataatattatagtGGGATTAATTGGTTAAAGAAATCATGCGTAGCGTAGCAATGAAAATGTTTGAGATCCAGTAAACAGAAATGAACAGACGTAATTACCATTGCTAATGAAGAAGCAAGCGTACTCTTTCTTTTGATGCTCTTGTTTTGTGTAAATAATCTTAATTAGCaagtttaattatatatatttattatttattatacaTGAGATGTTATATTAGACTAGACTCACTCATGGTCAGGGTAAACGTAACTGACGGAGGGGGGCCGTTGTGCTacaaatttggattcaaagagTCGGCCGATTCAACGGAGTGCACAGAGAAGAATGCTGCAACCATATATTGGATATTAGTATTACACAGGCTGGCCAACTCCCAACAATTATAATCGtataacttttttgttttttggaaaATTCTAGGGATACCGCATTTATAATAGAGGTgagacccattgtattggaAGGTTCTATCtttattagagagttggtttACAAGGTTGTTGTCTGATAATGCCGTCTCCATAGCatgatcctttttttttcttttttaatacaaacgatattggGGACGGGGAATCAAACCTAGGACCTcaggtaaataaataaatgcttTTAACTACTTGAGCTACAACACTTTTATAAGTTTACTTTGTAccagaccaaaaaaagacccacagaaaaataaaaaaataataaaaataataaataaataaaactttgtCCATAGACGAGTCTGAAAAACTATCTTCAACCATGATTCACCAGCAAACGCCAGTCAACAGCAGCAACCACAACCCTCTCCTCTCCAGTCCACAACAATCTCTGGAAGGATGGAGAGGTTCTTTCGGTCCTTGGAAACGGTCGGCTATTGGTTTTTGCTGCATGATTCTGCCCAAAATCCAAAAGGCTATCCATAACCACAAAGCATTCTTAGAAAACTTTATTTAGAACAAAGTGATTCAATTTAAGTGGATGGTGAAGAATATTCTGTACTTAATTTCCTCAATCCAACTCTGTACAGATTAACATTTGCCCTTTATTTGTGGCTCCTATCAGAAACAAACACTTCCTTGCTCCTCTCTAACCACACTGAAGAATTAGAAAGTTAATTTTACGTTGGCTAATTCCTCATGGATTACATACCGAAAGGTTGAACTTTGAGGTAGCCATTGTATGTACTTGTCAAGCTTTCCTGCCATGCAGCTTCTGATAGCTTTCTTTTGAATGTCTGAGAGACAATCATTTATTTCCTCCAAGAGCCCTAGCATACCCAGTGACATGTCTTTTGCAAAGTAGTAAAGAATTTTTGGGAGGAAAAGCTTTGTCTCCTTGTACATATAGACATTAGCTTGAATGAATTCTTTTTTAGCAAGTTTCAGGTCCTGAAATATGCTCTTTGCTCTGTATGCTCGAACCTGCATCCAGTAAAGCGGCACAACTTCAGACAAAGCTTGAAATAGATGCATAGAAAAAGCCacaactatttttttatatacaaatgTCACTGAAAAATAGTTTCAACAGGAGAAAACTGATACCGCTGGGTCAGAGTACGCCCCTGAACATAGAGCAAAATGGACTAGTGGCTCAGGGTATTCTAACGAGTATGCATGTCTAATGCTCCCTGTCTTCAACTTCCTTCCTGAATGGAACAACGTTTGTAGCCACTGCATTTACATAGGATGAAGAAAGGCATTATAAAGTGAAATTGTTGCCAGcatggccaatgaaattgtgAAATGCTGGATAGGCATCCAATTAGCTTCAAATGATGGTTACTCGACATATTATAATTGAAAGCTCCTTGAGGATAATGGCATGCTATTCAGTTATCCATAAGGATACCAAAAGGCACGTCCAAAATGACGATGCTCAAACACTCAGTAAGGATATTAATAGGCACGTAATTTTAGAGTTTCTTGGCCCTTTGTTCACAATGGTGTTGCAGAAGAGCACACTAATTCTAGCTCAGAGGCCTGATATTTTCAAGAGCATAGAATCACCAAAACTTGTTCAGTACTACTCAACTAGCAGTCATAAAATCTCATGATTGGCTTACGGGATGTGTTGAGATTCATAAAGCACGCAGACCGTATGAGGTAAGTAGGGTTTCAGAGAACAGTGCATACCGGTGCTGAGTGGTGTGCTCGAATTCCTAATATGGAGCTCTGTATGATATACGCATTTATGCAATGTCCACCTATATTGTATGCTGCCTGAAAATGGGATTTAAAGGACACAACAAGTGTGTTTACTGGTGAGTCCCATATATCATTTTAATCACAGTATGCTATAGGATGGGACTTTTACCTTTAAAATTGAAGTACTTTTCACACGGCTGTGAGTTCCATATGCCAGGTATGCCTGCAAAAGAAATGTCATAAGCCTCACCAGACATGCATTTACACCTATGAAGAATATCTTCTTGCAGTTTTTATCATTATGTAATATTCTTTGAATAGTTAAGCAAATGCCATGACTTTCTTGACATTTCACATAACCATATGCCTATAGAACAAGTCAACTTCAGTGTAAAAGTTTTCAATATGAAGTTATGAACCAAAGTTTTATTGTACAGAGAAATATataagggaaagaaaaaaaaaagggtttataGTTTGAACATCTGGAGCCATACATGCATCACCAAGGCATTGTGAATGTTAATCCAGAACACAAGCTTCTCCTCACGCTTCATCTTTAGGACATCAACCTTCTCTAGACTTCTCACCAATGACCTATAAAGCATTGAAGCTTGTCACATTTGAAAGAATCACAAATATAAAGAAGTTTTGAAATCACAaccacaaaatatatttttccccttttcttttttcttattttctaatgatcaaaccaacaaaaattttaagGTTATAACAACCTAGTTTTaccataaggaaaaaaaaatataaatttcatGTTGAGGTACATGTGCACAACCTGAAATTTTGCAGCATCATAGCAGCATAATTGAAGCTGTCATCATCTAAACATATCTTCAACACTTCTATCATTGTGGCATAGGGTCCACTGTTTTCTTTCAACCCTTGATGATGCATTGTAGCATCCTCATTGCAATGTGGACTCCAACTATCACAAGGATTCTTAGAAGAAAATATACTTGAGGAGGACAAGGAGGAAGCAGGCGACGCTGACGTGCATGTGTGGGTTTGGGGATTGGCAAGTTTGCAGTATATAGAAGAGATGCATCTTATGATATCTTCAGAAAGTCTATCTGGAGTATTAAGGGTACTATCATTGCGAGTCTCACCAAGATGATCAGCTAGGCTGCGATGACGAGAATTAATTTTCCGGTCCTGCAAATgcataaattttaattataaacaaaTGATAGCTAGGGAGAAAATAAATAGGCACAATAATGTAAACTCCCCTTTAGCccctcaaaaaagaaatttaaatgtgtatgaacaaattaatatctaaatCTAATCTAGATTAGCAGGCAATTTACCCAGTTAGATGGGGCTTTTATGCTGGTGGCACTATTCCAATTATCTGAGCTGACCCGGCGA
This genomic interval carries:
- the LOC18777217 gene encoding AP-1 complex subunit sigma-1, translated to MGLTSIINAIHFVILVSRQGKVRLTKWFSPYTQKERSKVMRELSGIILNRGPKLCNFVEWRGFKVVYKRYASLYFCMCVDQNDNELETLEIIHHYVEILDRYFGSVCELDLIFNFHKAYYILDELLLAGELQESSKRTVGRMIATHDRFVEAAKEEASSIGTFIAQVRM
- the LOC18777667 gene encoding uncharacterized protein LOC18777667 isoform X1; amino-acid sequence: MKVGQSCREGGLEVSRVLISPQTLFRPPLSCFRLTLSCLCSHLPLRLCCRSSLYSVLDGPFLLGFQVSSTTSPGEQIVTQKDLFLFILSNRRRQKMLAVNCSSSSSTCRPPPPLGSHLSGPDNGVLVNMSPTLFSYFNPIVQLDRTLPNKDSLCCDSEEALGCTIINSFASTPKSSTELKEEIATLELEIMHLERHLLSLYRTTFQGCALLSTPESHLQFKTGHSKLELQVHRGGLVHHDQTSPAHRRVSSDNWNSATSIKAPSNWDRKINSRHRSLADHLGETRNDSTLNTPDRLSEDIIRCISSIYCKLANPQTHTCTSASPASSLSSSSIFSSKNPCDSWSPHCNEDATMHHQGLKENSGPYATMIEVLKICLDDDSFNYAAMMLQNFRSLVRSLEKVDVLKMKREEKLVFWINIHNALVMHAYLAYGTHSRVKSTSILKAAYNIGGHCINAYIIQSSILGIRAHHSAPWLQTLFHSGRKLKTGSIRHAYSLEYPEPLVHFALCSGAYSDPAVRAYRAKSIFQDLKLAKKEFIQANVYMYKETKLFLPKILYYFAKDMSLGMLGLLEEINDCLSDIQKKAIRSCMAGKLDKYIQWLPQSSTFRIMQQKPIADRFQGPKEPLHPSRDCCGLERRGLWLLLLTGVCW
- the LOC18777667 gene encoding uncharacterized protein LOC18777667 isoform X2, with the translated sequence MLAVNCSSSSSTCRPPPPLGSHLSGPDNGVLVNMSPTLFSYFNPIVQLDRTLPNKDSLCCDSEEALGCTIINSFASTPKSSTELKEEIATLELEIMHLERHLLSLYRTTFQGCALLSTPESHLQFKTGHSKLELQVHRGGLVHHDQTSPAHRRVSSDNWNSATSIKAPSNWDRKINSRHRSLADHLGETRNDSTLNTPDRLSEDIIRCISSIYCKLANPQTHTCTSASPASSLSSSSIFSSKNPCDSWSPHCNEDATMHHQGLKENSGPYATMIEVLKICLDDDSFNYAAMMLQNFRSLVRSLEKVDVLKMKREEKLVFWINIHNALVMHAYLAYGTHSRVKSTSILKAAYNIGGHCINAYIIQSSILGIRAHHSAPWLQTLFHSGRKLKTGSIRHAYSLEYPEPLVHFALCSGAYSDPAVRAYRAKSIFQDLKLAKKEFIQANVYMYKETKLFLPKILYYFAKDMSLGMLGLLEEINDCLSDIQKKAIRSCMAGKLDKYIQWLPQSSTFRIMQQKPIADRFQGPKEPLHPSRDCCGLERRGLWLLLLTGVCW